atattattttctgtaatCATAAAATCAATGTGTATACACAAAGTACAACAACTACTACTagcattttaatttcatatcGTTCTGATTTAAACGACAGCTACTACCACTTATTGTCATACTAATATTTGTCAATGgctaatgtttttctttgaactAAAATTgttcataatttaatttaattaatcaatttcCTGCCTTATGAAAAACAATTAACAGTTACAGAGCCTTTATCAACATCCACCATAGAAAACCATGCGTCTGATTGTGCAATACACAAATTAGTAGAAACCTGGAATATCTATTGGAAAGTGTGGTGAAGGAaaagaaatcaaatcaaagtttatttatcaaatgcacaacaatacagtgtgcagcagtagttgctggcaattaaATTTCTTTTCTGCGGGTTtacaaaaatcataaaaatcacaaaattcacaaaaacacaaaaatcacaaaatttgaGGTTccgaaaataaggttacataatactagatgtaatagaaattgaataaaactcaatatgagtagagctacaatatgtgtccatggtgtatgcaatatatacaagtagtgcatTTATGCTGAATACACTGAAAAGTGTgagtccatgtagccattacaggtgatttgctaaaggagctgcaggttggctatttagcagtcttattgcctggaggtagaagctgttttgtagtctgttggaccgaatgcttcggtaccatttaccggacggtaggagggaaaacagtttgtgactgggatgactggggtccttgagaatggacctggccttcttcagacgtctagctgagtagatatcctggatgtttggtagctcacagccggtaatgagctgcgctgacttcaccaccctctgcagtactttgcgatcccaggcggagcagttcccataccagccagtgatgcaaccagtcaggatgctctcaatagtgcacctgtagaagttgtcctggatatgtgatggcatgctaAATTTGTAAGATAATAATATTAACTGTACACTTAAGTGGAAGAGAAATAAACCAGGAAGTAAATTCAGTCAACACAAGCCATTTTtgaagagatatactgtacattagctcttcaagttgcaaaaaaaaaacattttgaaacagaTTTGGTGGTTGTCATTACTACAGAACCTCAATATTTGCACACAGGTGCACCTTTGAAGACAAAGGACTTATTAGCAGTGAGGGACTTTGCTCAATCACTTCTGCCCTCAGGCTGTAGGTTTGTTCTTCAAAGGAAGTTTACTCCACTATGgagttagaagaaaaaaaaagatgaaacacTGATCTGAAAAAAGCTAGCCTCTTCTTTATAGAAGCAGACAAGTAGTCTACtaaaagaaacttaaaaacaaaattgcctATGAATAGGACCCAAACCAGGATTTGTTTGGTACCTCCATGTGTACAAGCAATATTaaactgtgtacagtatttaaactaAATACAACAATTTGTCAACACTAAAAACTTTTCAAAGTACAATTTGAAGAGCTGCCTACGTAACCTATTTTTACTTACAATACTTATGGTATGCATCTACGAGTAAACCAAAAACTCATTAAGACATATAAATGTGCAAAGAATTGtagatttttaatttatgtCCACTTTGTTGCAGCTTTAATAATGACTAGATTTATAGCATTAAGAACTATAGCAACAACAACAGAATTGTACAGGTAAATTTAACTTTACCAGGTACTCAGAAGAAAATACTCTCACAAAGGATACAGTAATCTTTGGGTATGAAGCCTGCTTCAGCATTATGGTTTAAACTTTAAAGTTGTAGACATGCATCTTTGGAATGTATATATCTTGTACCAATTACATTGTTATTtgttagttttgtatttttaaattacaagaaATATTGCAATATACTACCtaatttctatattttttacaGTGAATCGGGCCACATTTTGTTCTGCAATTAAAGAAACAACACTATAAATTAAATTCAGTATTATTCAGTTTATAATATAAATTCATATTATTAACACatattataaatactgtataataccatATTatcaatacagtacatctcattgctgtagtattttgagagtttgtatttatttagaaaaatactGAATATGTCTATCAACCGGGTatgctaatttattttctttcatgaaTAAAAAGTGTATAAATAATTACAGCACAACTCCAAGTATTTACCACTTTGCTTTAACTGAATAGTTCTGTCACTCTGAATCTGCCTGCGTAATACGCACATgcacattaatttttaaatcagGCTTCATATTAACCTACATCTTCCTTTTAGAAAGTAATCCAGAACGCTGAGTGGAGAATAATTAAATCTACAACTGAGattatttctgaggtgaaattcAGAAAGACATACTGCCCCCTTTTGGTACTGAGTTGTACTTCACTGCTTTAAGGAGCTAAAGCAACCTGAGGTTAAACAGAGCTCTAAGGATATAGAACTCATCCGAAATTCgtaaaaagcatacagtataaaacatattagtaatactgtagctgtgcCTGTCGATGTGTCAAAGTGGTGATGGTGATTTGGTCATTTTGGTAATTGGAAACTTTAGAATCTCTCAGATGAATCCAGTTATCCGTCTAAGTGAAATCTCCGAATTCGTGATCAGGCACATAAACTGTGTTTTATTGATAACTAGaattctttatattttatttcattcataAAGTACAATTAGTTTTGGTCcccgtttgtttgtttttcccatTCTTAAGTTATTTATCGCTGTGTAAACTTCTTTAAGCGATACATTTGCTTCGTATTGTAATAAAACATCAAGAATCCAGTCCAGCCACGCAAATACTGGGGGGATCCGTGcgagagaaaataaaacagttactgtataagTAGGTTTAACTGTGTTAAACTAATTCTCGTTTCTTCCTCTCCAGGTAAAGACGGCTGAACGTTCTTTTTCATTCTGGAAGGCCGTGAGTACGGAAGAAGtgcatgttaaattattttttgtataaaGCCATTTTGTAAACCTATGGAAATTATGTCTGAAACCTTATTTTATTCGATACTTTTTGAACAAGGTATACGAAAACTCCTCTGGGTACGATAAACTGTATCTCTTTGCTTAACTATCAACGTTGGAAGTCCTGTTTTAAGCATAAATAAACCTAGAAAATATAGCACATTCCTCTAAACCTGATACTGAAATGTTACAAACAATACAGCTGAAGTTCAACAGCTTTAAGAGCTTCAGCTCTTACAGCTTCAACAGCTTTAAGTTAAAGAGCAAAGCTGATTATTGATTGTCCAGGAAACAACTCATCCTGGGCAGAAAGATTTCCAGGCTAGACAGTGTGTGAGGTCTCTGAGGGACCCACAAACAGCAATCTGGGAACCTCTGCTTTGAAATATacgttaaaaagaaaaatgttagaTGTATCACTacacaaaagcacagaaaacttgTAGGCTCGTAAACAGATTTTTAGTGTTTCTGATGCCAGAGTCTTACGGCATACTCCAGATTTACACAGTTTAGGTTACAGGCTGCTCCATTGTACTGTCTTGGGTCTCAGCTGTCACACTCCTGTATTTTTCTGGTCTTTAGACATGAAAGTAAAACCAGAAGACCTTCTCTTTTCCTCACCAGATCACGTATGCACTATTGTCCATAGGGAAGCTGAATCTATCTGTCTGGTTAGAGGATTCTTCACTGGAGGTTCCCAGAGATGAGGATGTTCTGCGGCTGTCTTGTTTTGAGCCCTTGCTGTGAGTCATTGTGTCCTCAGCATTCTGATTTTCTGCCTTTTCCAGGCAGATGATTTCAATCTCCGTTggcacacactcactgtagttgTCTCTGACAGCACCAGGACACTGCAGTAGGGggaaaaaatagaagaaaaaaatagaggAAAAAATAGTGTACTGATGAAAGGAAAATGTATCCCATCTGCCTCCGAGGACAGCAAATAAAGaatattttctgcttatttaGCTATAAGGTCAGACCATTTACCTTCAGGAAAGCAAGACTTCAATAAGAAGGCCAAGGCAAAAACATATAGTACAGTAaaacatattatatttatattacaatattacatactgtacattacaataaATACAGAGAGAAAGTGAAATACTTTACATACACCACACATTGAAACAATGTAATGAAAGAGAATTGACAGAATGTAATCCATCAACCAAGAAATGTAGTTATTAAACTGCGGAACACATTTTTGTCAAAACTATCTTCATTTTGCTCTTGAATTCAACCATCATCATTAAAGACGGTGGTTTAAAGTTGGTTGGAAATGCCTTCAAAGATTATGTGGCAAAATACCTTCAGCAAGGATATGAAAAGTTGTGCTACAGGTGTGTAAGTTGTATAAGGGAAATATACAGTCAGACTAGAAGTCCAATAAGAAATAGTAAGATCAGTGCTAAGGTAAGAGAATGACTTACCCAGCAAGgactatacatttaaaaattccACTGTCTCAATCTTTGAACTGAAAGAGAAGGCCAACCAACTAATTAAACACAATTTTACAGAACTGAATTGGATATTTAGAACCTGACATGtgggagaattttttttttattgtcccTAATGGAAAGTGGGattttaatttgtcaaagaagcCACTCACACATTCTAGAAAGGTCCTCAAAAGTTATttgaaaattaaacttttacaTGAAGCCATTTGCCTCCATTTGTGTCGCAACATTTAATACCTGACCAGTTTCATGTAACATAAGGGACATAAGCAGTTTTAAGACcaaaatatatgaaaatgtacagtaattcactgTATAAGTTAATGTACCCTCTAAATTAAGAGCATGCTGAAAGGAGTTAAAAGTGTTTTTAGACGACCAGGTTAGAGGAAGATTTACAGGAGGGAAAAAGGTTTAATCTAAGAAAAACTACACGCATCTGCATAAATATTACATCTTTAACATTACTCACaactttattaatatttaaagtatGGTATCTATCTCTTTCCCCCAGATAAACCTCTACTGACTAATTATGAACCAGATGGGTGGTCCCTTTCTTTTTCACAATCTGTGACCCATTAGTTAAGTACGGTAGCTCAGAGATGAATGAAATTAATTTGGATTTTGTCAATGGTCAAGTCAGTGGCCATTTAGTGCACAAACCACGATCAGGTGTTCAGCAAAACAGTCTGCTATCTAAAGACATTTTCTGTCATACAGAGGTCCCACACTGTAGTGGTATTATAATGCAAGagggtacagtatatcagatttTAATCTAAATACCAAATTAGTTAGCCAAAGTGGTCACATTGGTCAAGATATACAGTTGTTCATCTCTGATCATTACATTCAGTCAAttaaataatgataatgttgtTTTACCAATTTTAAATCTAGAAAAAATTTAACATAAATTGGGAATTGATAGAAGTGAGAGTGACCTTAACCACCATACATAACTTCAGCATCAGTTTTTACTACATATGGGCGTAGTCTGGCTGGAACGTTATGGTCATCCACAGTTTATTCAATGATTTGTGAGGTAATGGCGAAaccaaaatttgaaaaaaaatattcggGGAAAAAGTATTATCGTAATTATACGATCATGTCCGAGCTTGGGCAGCAGGGTGGTATAAGTAGTTAGCATACCTGCCTTCCAATGGtcaggtcctgggttcaattctggacctggccTGCTATTTGCCTGAttattgtatgttctccccatgtttgtgtgggtctcatctgggtgctccagttttgtcccacagtccaaagacacagtgGCAGGCTAAGTGGTATCTGTGacattggtcctggtgtgtgtctgtgtgacctgtgatggactggcatcctgccaCTTTGtcccctttgcttgctgggttaggctcctGCTTGCCATGTGAATCTGTACTGGGTAAATGGGTGGATGTCTGGacttaattactgtacaaactGCTTTAAAAACGTGGGGTACCAAAAGACCATTAAACACTTTGAAATGATGAGATTTATCATTGCAAATTGTGTGTCCCTACACAGTGTGTGCTGCAAACAggataattattttctgttggaTAAAGCTAAATTATTAAACCATATTTGTTCTAAGTACTAATATTGTTCTAATATTGCCGCAGAGAATTATACAAATTTTACCcaagaaatgtatatttctgTGCAGGGAAGTGCTTCACATCCCGCATTATTTTTTGTACCCATTCTTAAGTAAATGCCTACATGTATTTTTAGCAAAAATGACAATCTGTCATTTCTTTGGCTGACTTCCTTGATAcatgaaaatctttttttgtgaaCTTTTTACCTGCAAAGCTTCATCATGGTTAAATAGTTCTTCAAAAATATGCTTTGGATCAGGAATCTGAGGCAGAAAAGTCCTCCTAATGCTGGAATAGAAAATGATCAATGCTAATATTGTATTCACTCTACAAATACTCTACTCtgatacaggtacagtatgtgtgtattgTGAACTTCTATTCGTTCTGCTTTGTGGATGCTACAGTTTATAAAATGGTAACATCACATTACAAAGTtacaaaaatcaagaaaaactacaaataacatacagtaagtatctGCCAATCTAAGTCTCAGTTCTATAGCATTTCAAAATATAGGTTTGATTTAGATCAGGTATAGCTGTTCaatagaaacaaaataataccaataaaaataaaacaacatacattcttttttgttgtgatttaaaatgaattttctttttaaagtagtGAACTGCTCCTGTACTGTAGTTCTTACAAGTCATACTCTAGTGTGAGTCCAAGGAAGAGCCACAGTATAGTCATAGCAACTTACCGTTTTactttaaagatacagtacagtaggactgCAGGAATTAAAATTATAAGTGGAGAAAAATACCAGTTCagattataattatatacaaGACAGGAATCTGTTGAGGACAAAAAATAATATCATTAGAATGAATAACGTTAGATACATTAAACTCagtaaaatatgcaaaaatagTATTTGTTAATCATTGTTTTGCTACTATATATAAATagcacatttactgtaaaaggCAACTAAATAGAACTTCTCCTGACTGCACCCAGAAAGCACTTTTTATACAACTAGAGCATGATGctcttattttaaattagtgccatttgcaatttaaaaaatatttttcataataattCGTTGCAGCTTGTCAACTGTTTTCAGTGAAGAATTTTGTTAGCGTGCATGCCGTTGTTTCTTACTGTTACAGGAAGATCAATTTCTGCTTCAATGCACTTCAGAAGGTTATTTTCACCCAAGAGATATATCAGCCTGCTCTACCAAAACAAAGTTGGTGTCTGCTGAATGCATGAGTTGTACCTATAACAGATCCATTTCTCCAAGTGATCTGAGGGCTCCATTCACTCCAGTTGCTTCCAGAACAAATATCGTTGTATCTGAATCTCACACGGAACAAATAGCATTTTtcattgtctgttttttgtaGTGTTAAAGAGAAGTCTTGCAGAATTTTACTCTGTTTGGAGACACAAGAATACATACCTGTATTTGTGCAGTATACAACATCAATATTAAGGAGAGACAAAAGGCATACTCTCTTTTCATTACTTCACGTTATTCTAACTTGTTTGCATTTGTGCAAATTTGAATTCttgcctttaattttttttttttaacttattgcATGTGTCACAGTGGTACAAGAAATACTGGATACTATAAATAATCTACCTTTAATTCAACACTGACAGAGTTAAAAAGTGGATCCCattaaagtgcatttaaaactgagaacaggagacacttctgtACCCAAAGAGTTGTGGAAGTATGGAACACGTttcccagtcatgttgttgaagcagaaaCACTTTGGGAATTGCTAAGTTTCAAAACTCAAATGACATGAAGAGGTGCCATAGACAAAGGAAAAAGGGGGctcaaaacagttttttagCATTTACACAAAACAGGAATATGAAactaaaaaaggttattttccATGTCAGTTTAATCCAAACTGCAGACTAGTTCATACAGTACACCAAAGAAATCATATCTCTAAGTGCATCCGCTGAAAGTCTACACTCAGCTTTAATATAAAGGAAGCAAATTGAGTGAATACCTGCCAGTGTTTGTCATGCTGAGTCTTATACTGCAGATTGCTCTCATAACAGTTTTTGCCTTCCCTTGGTGTGTTCCATTTCAGAATGATGTTATCAAGTTTTCCAGTTACTGTCACATTTTCTGGAGGGTGAATAACTAAAAGAAATCAGAGTGTTACCATTTTGTTAGGGACAAAGCTGCCTTAGGTATTAGAGCTCTAAGTATCACTATAAGTATCTGCTGTACAAATTAACATGCCTTTGGCTTTTGCTAACAACTTTTTCTCTCAGGtgaatggggatgttgtctggATCATTGATGTGGGCAttgcggtgccttttttgtatAGTTACTGAAGGTTTTATGGTAACAATCAACAGAACGCTAAGAAATTCATCTATTTCCAACTCTTGAAAGAGTTTTTATGGAAGGTCCTTGTTTGTAGGTTTCCTGGTGAGTCATTTGTTAATCGAGTTAAAATGTCTTCCCTGTCCAAAATATCATAAATGCTCTGTAATTGTCTCTTCGCTCCCAGTGCAGATTTGTTTTGAGAATGCTCACggttcttcctttttcacaaagTGTGAAATCAGAAAATTTGCTTCTGTGATTGTGGAACCGGTTAAGTCTTAATGAAAGTGAAAACTATCCAGAGCTTTCCTGTTCCACCCTCTTGTTGGTTCTGCCATGATGAAATGAACGCCTTGGTGAACTCCAGGCCATTTACTGAGAGAGTATAGCATGCTGGCCTTCTCCTTCAGCAGACCACAAATCAATACACGAGTCAGGTTAGTGTAAGGATAGCACAACCCctgaaaaatattgaaaaatagtTTTCTGGAGAAAAGTGAATAAATGGTCAGAATAACAATATAAAGCATTACTCTCCTTTGTAAAGTAATCCTTCTGTGAGCCTTATTGAAGTGCAATAGCTATTACAGCACATTATACTATCGtaaataaggaaataaaagaTTCACAATTGTACATGAAGAAACGTGGAACACCTCGTAAAATGCGACACAGGCGTGTGAACTATCTACAACACATGTAGGGTGCTTTACAGAAGTGTTCAGACcattgcacagttttcacatgtTGTTGCTTAAAAACGTACAGTCATAGCAGTTGTTCTCGTTATATGTCACTCAATGAAGAGAATAGGTGTCTGGGGGAACACCAGGTGTCAAGGGCTGAGCAATGTTAAGTTGGGCTGGTGACACCCTTGATACAGTTTCACGCCTTATCCTCTGTGTTCCTGCCCTAAGATCCACTTAGGCCCACACTAGCAGTTGCCACACCATTGTGGGGTTGTATACAGTTTTAACTGGACCTGTGATCGAGAGGAGATGCCTAAGAACAGGATGTGATGGAACAAAGCGACGTTACACCTGGCCGTCTGTGTAGAGCAATTTCCTGAACAAGCCCTGTGTGGTGAGCTCTGCTGACACCCAGAGCATCACAGAGACTTTTCTACCCCATGGGGGAAGAGTCCAGAGCCTTTGTtaagaagaaagagagagagagagagctggactTTTGGAAGAACAGATTATAGCACTGGACTCAAGCGAGTGCTCTACAGGGAGCAGCTGAGGAAGGCTCAAGCATCATCTTCCTCCCCCACTATCTGGCTTTGGACATGGAGAAAATAAGGTGAGGTGGGGAGCATGAACAACCAGGTTGTTTCTCCAGGACTGGAGTAGAGGCCTAGGAACCAGCAGAGGAGCTACACAGAGGACAGAACTGCTGCACTGCATTATTTTGGGACATTTGTTTGGTGACTGGGTTGTAATGGGTGCTTGTGCTGGTCtggaatgtgttgttttttggaGTTGGTTTTGTATAATGTGCCCTGGGCATTGGGTAGACAGTGTTAACTATTGTGATCACcagaaataaaaagggcacttaaaTAATACTAGTAACTGTAGTAGGTCCGTGGATGCACTGGTGAATCTGGGAGATCCGAGAAGCTTTGGCAAGGAAAGAATGGTCCTAGAACTCTTTTGAATTGCTAGGTGGAATAGCTGTCTACAAAGCATAAATAATTCTTCTAGAGTCACCTATCTGTTATAAACATCCACTCTACTCCACATGTTCATAgcaggaaacaaaaagaaagaaacaaaccGATAAGATGAAAGACAAATAAGGACTGCATAGGTATTCAAATCCCTTGCTGTTGCAAACTCAAATTAATTTCACGTTTTGGTCCAAATGGGAATGTTAACATCTGACATAAATCCAACATAGTGCACTGCTCAGTCAATGCCACCCCTATCATCACGCATGGTCGTGGGAGCACTACGGCATGTTAAGAAGAAGAAAGTAAATGTCCTTGAGGATTCAGTCAAATCTGCCGAAAGACATGAAAACTACTGTCCATAAGCAATCCTCAAGAACTATCAAGAGAACCTGAGCAAATCAGCCAGGATAAATGGGAAAAAGTTGCACCAAGTTGGTGTGTGAAATCGACAGAGACATAATAATAAAGGTGCTTTTCAGCTTCAAAAAATTCTCAGGTCTGAGTTCACAGGTCTGAGTACTTTAgcaatcaacatactgtacagcacttctgtttttctctttaaagtTTGTATTGAAATTGTCTGTAGCTTATGTTATCCTCGGCAGTCTTGAGTTTAAgcattatattataaaataaaatattaagttttaaaaatgtggatGCATTATTTTGTAGCTCTCTGAAATAGAGGATACTGTAATTTGAAGGCTTTGAGTACTTTTGGAAGGCACTATAAGTTGGATAAATAGTAACCACTAAGCAGGAACAGTATTTTTTACGTTTGTTATAATAATACATAGTTCACTACATCCtccagtaaaatgttttttaattcttctttaAACTAAAACCTATCAGACCTGCTTTGAGGTATTTAGCAAAGTTTTCATACCAAATTTCATGTAAATTATATCCCAGTCTGAGTCAAGGGCCTAAAAACACACATGGTAAATTACTGTAAGCCATGAGTCATGAGAAACCTTAAGATAATTGTTTAATGTTCAAGATAACTTCAACTGTATTTAACGTCCTAGTTACAGAATTATGTTATTACTTTTTGCAGTGTATATAAAATCCTTCCATTAACAAATATATAAAGGGTAAtccataaatgtactgtatgcattcaCCAGAGATTTATTCCCAAGTTGACGTATTATTATGTATGATTTTTTCCTCTGACTGTTAAATTCTTAAATGAACATTGAGAGTTTCAAATTTCAATATTGTATCTGTCATGTATGTATGtatgtggtcatttttaattgttgtggtAGCACTTTTTTGTGGATCTGGATGTGTCTGCAGTCagtattttattgttaattattagtagtagttttattattattcttagcATTATTGTTTTCAAAGAGCACATAGACACATTACTGGGGTGTTTGCAAATGTATTTACCCCCAAAAAAATCATGGCAGAATTAAAAAACCAAAGTGTCAAGAAAGTGACACAGAAGAAAGTTTTAGTGGCAAATTTGAGCTTCATGACAGAGGAAAACCACCAAGATCATCTACATAGTAATTTCCAGAGGAAATACCGTGTTCTGATCTAATCAGGGGTATGCTTTTTGTGAGCATGTAATGTGACTCAATGAAAAGCATTCTGATGGTTGAACAGATAAGCCACAAAGGTTTACATTGATAGCCAGCTATAAGACGGATCTCAAAGCAAAGGGCATTTGGGGGCTGACTCAagcagtattttattaaaaggatttttcttccatttcttgCGAAGGGAAACAACTCCTAATGATGTCATGTCTTTAGGCAAATCTGAATGATAACATATAGGTCTCTATGCATAGCAAAACCTGGTAGGTGTTTTACCTTTTCTTCATTTGTGGTTACGTGAAGACAGGATAGACACAAATGCAACACACAAAGAAAAGTGGAGGTCAGGGGAAAATGACAAATCCAAATAAGGAAGCCCCATCAAAATCAGAAACtaccctgggttcgattcccggcatactacagtacctgcatggagtttgtattttctctgtattcgtGTGGAGTTTc
This portion of the Lepisosteus oculatus isolate fLepOcu1 chromosome 15, fLepOcu1.hap2, whole genome shotgun sequence genome encodes:
- the LOC138223148 gene encoding uncharacterized protein produces the protein MTHSKGSKQDSRRTSSSLGTSSEESSNQTDRFSFPMDNSAYVICMPSHIQDNFYRCTIESILTGCITGWYGNCSAWDRKVLQRVVKSAQLITGCELPNIQDIYSARRLKKARSILKDPSHPSHKLFSLLPSGKWYRSIRSNRLQNSFYLQAIRLLNSQPAAPLANHL